A genomic segment from Castor canadensis chromosome 1, mCasCan1.hap1v2, whole genome shotgun sequence encodes:
- the LOC109676027 gene encoding olfactory receptor 10AG1-like, whose translation MNCEKIRRENNTSTVKQFVLLGFCDLPNLQGFLSGVFSIIYIVILIGNSLIIIITSFDPTLKKPMYFFLANFSSLEICYVSVTVPRILVSISIQDRSISLLHCDTQTCFFLILAATESLLLAVMSYDRYVAICNPLHCLLVMHPRKCIQLAAGSWLGGMPAQIGQSCKIFSLHFRNSNQIDHFFCDIPPILKLACGDTFINELSVYAVAMLFAAIPFMLILASYSKIISTVLRLPTATGRAKAFSTCSSHLLVVVLFYGSASISYLWQKSTHSAITDKLLFFILS comes from the coding sequence ATGAACTGTGAAAAGATCAGAAGAGAAAACAACACATCCACAGTGAAGCAGTTTGTCCTGCTGGGATTCTGTGACCTTCCAAACCTTCAAGGATTCCTATCTGGAGTGTTCTCTATCATTTACATTGTTATCCTAATTGGAAACAGCCTCATAATCATAATAACAAGTTTTGACCCTAcactgaagaaacccatgtattttttcctagcaaatttttcttcattggaAATTTGTTATGTGTCAGTCACTGTCCCCAGGATTCTGGTCAGTATTTCGATTCAAGACCGAAGCATTTCTCTACTGCACTGTGACACTCAAACGTGCTTCTTCCTTATATTGGCAGCCACTGAAAGTTTGTTACTGGCTGTGATGTcgtatgaccgctatgtggccatctgtaaccctCTGCACTGTCTTCTGGTCATGCACCCAAGGAAATGCATCCAGCTGGCAGCTGGCTCCTGGCTTGGCGGAATGCCTGCACAGATAGGGCAATCGTGTAAAATATTCTCTCTGCATTTCCGTAATTCTAACCAAATTGACCACTTCTTCTGTGACATACCCCCCATTCTCAAGCTAGCCTGTGGGGATACGTTTATAAATGAGCTGTCTGTATATGCAGTAGCTATGTTGTTTGCTGCAATCCCTTTTATGCTGATACTTGCTTCATACAGCAAAATCATTTCCACTGTTCTGAGATTGCCAACAGCAACAGGACGTGCTAAAGCATTCTCCACGTGTTCTTCCCATCTCCTGGTTGTGGTTCTATTTTATGGATCTGCTAGCATTTCCTACTTATGGCAAAAATCCACTCATTCTGCAATAACTGACAAATTGCTCTTTTTTATCCTATCTTAA